One Herbaspirillum rubrisubalbicans genomic window carries:
- the minC gene encoding septum site-determining protein MinC encodes MQKTRKPIEIKISTVVAISAILHETDPTSLEKALKEMTGGVADFFEDEFAVLDVGTLDAAAAAAIDWTAVVALFKRFRLNTVAVRNAPEELHSGIVSHGLAIDTSAVAGAGAANARAQEAAAQEATPAAAPAPAPQAVQAAATAPAAPAAKTIIVDTPVRAGQRLYARGADLVVLAVVNNGAELIADGCIHVYAPLRGRALAGASGNTEARIFAASLEAELVSIAGVYRTFENGHAPELAGKQVQVRLQGERIDVLPMSAS; translated from the coding sequence ATGCAAAAAACGCGCAAACCGATCGAGATCAAGATTTCCACTGTGGTTGCCATTTCGGCAATCCTGCACGAAACCGATCCAACTTCGCTGGAAAAAGCCCTGAAGGAAATGACCGGCGGCGTGGCCGATTTCTTCGAAGATGAATTCGCCGTGCTCGATGTGGGCACGCTGGATGCGGCAGCCGCTGCGGCCATCGACTGGACGGCGGTGGTGGCCTTGTTCAAGCGTTTCCGCTTGAATACGGTGGCCGTGCGCAACGCGCCAGAAGAGTTGCATAGCGGCATCGTATCCCATGGCTTGGCGATCGATACCTCAGCCGTGGCCGGCGCCGGCGCGGCCAATGCGCGGGCTCAGGAAGCCGCAGCCCAGGAAGCGACTCCGGCTGCTGCACCAGCCCCTGCGCCGCAGGCAGTGCAAGCGGCTGCCACAGCACCGGCGGCACCAGCAGCCAAGACGATAATCGTCGATACCCCGGTGCGGGCCGGCCAGCGCCTCTATGCGCGCGGCGCCGACCTGGTAGTGTTGGCGGTGGTCAACAACGGCGCCGAGCTCATCGCCGATGGCTGCATCCATGTCTATGCCCCGCTGCGCGGCCGGGCCCTGGCCGGTGCCTCAGGCAATACCGAGGCGCGCATCTTCGCGGCCTCACTGGAAGCGGAACTGGTTTCCATTGCCGGGGTCTATCGGACCTTCGAGAACGGTCATGCACCGGAGCTGGCAGGCAAGCAGGTGCAGGTGCGCCTGCAAGGCGAACGCATCGACGTACTGCCGATGTCGGCGTCGTAA
- the minD gene encoding septum site-determining protein MinD produces MAKIIVVTSGKGGVGKTTSSASFASGLAMRGHKTAVIDFDVGLRNLDLIMGCERRVVYDLINVINKEATLNQALIKDKHCDNLFILPASQTRDKDALTEEGVERVLGDLSKMDFEYIICDSPAGIEHGAVMALTFADEAIVVSNPEVSSVRDSDRILGIIQAKSRRASSGGEPVKEHLLITRYSPKRVEDGEMLSYTDVQEILRIPLIGIIPESETVLQASNQGSPAIHMKDSDVAQAYQDVVSRFLGETVELRFTTYEKPGLLQRIFGGK; encoded by the coding sequence GTGGCAAAAATCATCGTTGTGACTTCGGGTAAGGGCGGCGTCGGCAAAACGACGTCCAGCGCCAGTTTCGCATCGGGCCTGGCCATGCGCGGCCATAAGACGGCCGTGATCGACTTCGACGTCGGTCTGCGCAACCTGGACCTGATCATGGGCTGCGAACGCCGCGTGGTCTACGACCTGATCAACGTGATCAACAAGGAAGCCACCCTGAACCAGGCCCTGATCAAGGACAAGCACTGCGACAACCTGTTCATCCTGCCGGCCTCGCAAACCCGCGACAAGGACGCCCTGACCGAAGAGGGGGTGGAGCGTGTGCTGGGCGACCTGTCCAAGATGGACTTCGAATACATCATCTGCGACTCCCCCGCCGGCATCGAGCACGGCGCGGTGATGGCGCTGACCTTCGCCGACGAAGCCATCGTGGTGTCCAACCCGGAAGTGTCCTCGGTGCGCGACTCAGACCGCATCCTGGGCATTATCCAGGCCAAGTCGCGTCGTGCCTCCTCGGGCGGCGAGCCGGTCAAGGAACACCTGCTCATCACCCGCTATTCGCCCAAGCGCGTGGAAGATGGCGAGATGCTGTCCTATACCGATGTGCAGGAAATCCTGCGCATTCCCCTGATCGGCATCATCCCCGAGTCGGAAACCGTGCTGCAGGCCTCCAACCAGGGTTCGCCGGCGATCCATATGAAGGATAGCGACGTTGCCCAGGCTTACCAGGACGTGGTCTCGCGCTTCCTCGGCGAGACCGTCGAACTGCGTTTCACCACCTACGAAAAGCCGGGTCTGCTGCAGCGCATCTTCGGAGGTAAGTGA
- the minE gene encoding cell division topological specificity factor MinE codes for MSLLSFLFPSKPKSAVAAKERLQIIIARERSNGRQGPDFLPALHKELIEVISKYTKVNADDIKISLDRQGNLEVLDVNVVLPDSDVPAT; via the coding sequence ATGTCTCTGCTTTCTTTCCTGTTCCCCAGCAAGCCCAAGAGTGCGGTGGCGGCGAAGGAGCGGCTGCAGATCATCATCGCCCGCGAACGCTCCAACGGCCGTCAAGGCCCGGACTTCCTGCCGGCGCTGCACAAGGAATTGATCGAGGTGATCTCCAAGTACACCAAGGTCAACGCCGACGACATCAAGATCTCGCTGGACCGCCAGGGCAACCTGGAGGTGCTGGACGTGAACGTGGTGCTGCCCGATAGCGATGTACCGGCCACCTGA
- a CDS encoding response regulator transcription factor, which produces MKIGIISSDADTVTLVTQLAERHDTTVYTGAEGFAAACDDGAHLMVLDLDDLQRHPHAITTIVHDHRPPVRSKVRPLVLLICTPAHQHWLRNLRLAGADDFLVKPVRRQELALRLDLLLLAAQPYEAPPNIVEAAGFVVDLARLRVTHPARPDLDATLTRKEAELALLFMQHLGRPLSRAFLLERIWGNEQETPTRTIDTHVSRIRTKLGLQPSNGYQLATVYGYGYQLEKLE; this is translated from the coding sequence ATGAAAATCGGGATCATCTCTTCCGACGCCGATACCGTCACCCTGGTCACGCAACTGGCCGAGCGCCACGACACCACCGTCTATACCGGTGCCGAAGGCTTTGCCGCGGCCTGCGACGATGGCGCGCACCTGATGGTGCTGGATCTGGACGACCTGCAGCGTCATCCCCATGCGATCACCACCATCGTGCATGACCATCGACCGCCGGTCAGGAGCAAGGTGCGGCCGCTGGTGCTGCTCATCTGCACGCCGGCGCACCAGCACTGGCTGCGTAACCTGCGCCTGGCCGGCGCCGATGATTTCCTGGTCAAGCCGGTGCGGCGCCAGGAGCTGGCGCTGCGACTGGACCTGTTGCTGCTGGCGGCGCAGCCCTATGAGGCCCCGCCCAACATCGTGGAAGCAGCCGGTTTCGTGGTCGACCTGGCGCGCCTGCGCGTGACCCACCCGGCGCGCCCCGACCTGGACGCCACGCTCACCCGCAAGGAAGCCGAACTGGCACTGCTGTTCATGCAGCACCTGGGACGCCCGCTGTCGCGCGCCTTCCTGCTGGAACGCATCTGGGGCAATGAGCAGGAAACCCCGACCCGCACCATCGATACCCACGTCTCGCGTATCCGTACCAAGCTGGGCCTGCAACCGAGCAACGGCTATCAACTGGCCACGGTCTATGGCTATGGCTACCAGCTGGAAAA